A genomic stretch from Lepisosteus oculatus isolate fLepOcu1 chromosome 7, fLepOcu1.hap2, whole genome shotgun sequence includes:
- the LOC102694421 gene encoding CCR4-NOT transcription complex subunit 4 isoform X1, whose product MSRSPEVKEDPMECPLCMEPLEIDDMNFFPCTCGYQICRFCWHRIRTDENGLCPACRKPYPEDPAVYKPLSQEELQRIKNEKKQKQNERKQKISENRKHLASVRVVQRNLVFVVGLSQRLADPEVLKRPEYFGKFGKIHKVVINNSTSYAGSQGPSASAYVTYIRSEDALRAIQCVNNVVVDGRTLKASLGTTKYCSYFLKSMQCPKPDCMYLHELGDEAASFTKEEMQAGKHQEYEQKLLQELYKMNPNFLQTSAGGGEKSKGKASTLQRPNSNNKDAWPSLQSSSKAVNGLAIEHRKSPPLLDNCSDQEHMTPDGPDSELGQVTTLSPFSSACDPASPSDKPPESLNIGNGENLQQIPSSDSPSPPPGLTKSALVVPISASNHSARSPFEGAAAESQSLFSDNSNFRHPNPIPSGLAPFPSSPQSNSDWPTAPEPQSLFTSETIPVSSSTDWQAAFGFGSSKQQEDDLGFDPFDITRKALADLIEKELSVQDQSPLSPGSLHNPLHVPSAKGPGTGFMHNAMPSNFPNSVLPQRFPQFQHRAVYNSFSFPGQPARYPWMGVPRNNLMHLNHTANPTSNSNFLDLSLPTQHSTGLGGIPITENSSSIESLNVKEWQDGLRALLPNININFGGLPNSSSSSSSSSSSSVNHTGAPSSSGGVSHNLSWDGSGSWMDPAIITGIPASSGNSLDSLPDDNPPHWLKSLQALTEMDGPSSTLPSQPPHSTPFSAQIPLHRAGWAPYPPSANPTSQFHSPPPGFQTAFRPPTQTPTDLIQSAAMDRH is encoded by the exons ATGTCGCGTAGCCCCGAGGTGAAGGAGGACCCCATGGAGTGCCCCCTCTGCATGGAGCCCCTGGAGATCGACGACATGAACTTCTTCCCCTGCACCTGCGGGTACCAGATCTGTCGCTTCTGCTGGCACCGCATCCGCACAGACGAGAACGGGCTCTGCCCCGCCTGCAGAAAG CCTTACCCCGAAGACCCGGCCGTGTACAAACCCCTCTCACAGGAGGAGCTGCAGAGGATAAAGaacgagaagaaacagaagcaGAACGAGCGGAAACAGAAGATCTCGGAGAACCGCAAGCACCTGGCCAGCGTGCGCGTGGTGCAGAGGAACCTGGTGTTCGTGGTGGGACTTTCACAACGGCTAGCTGACCCAGAG gttttaaaaCGGCCAGAATATTTTGGGAAGTTTGGGAAAATACACAAAGTAGTCATCAACAACAGTACATCGTATGCAGGCTCACAG GGTCCCAGTGCCAGCGCGTATGTCACTTACATTCGATCTGAGGATGCGCTCAGAGCCATACAGTGTGTCAACAATGTAGTAGTAGATGGTAGAACACTCAAG GCTTCTTTAGGTACAACAAAATACTGCAGCTactttctaaaaagtatgcagtGTCCCAAACCAGATTGTATGTATCTTCATGAACTGGGAGATGAAGCTGCCAGTTTCACAAAAGAGGAGATGCAG GCGGGGAAGCACCAGGAATACGAACAGAAATTGCTACAAGAGCTGTACAAAATGAACCCTAACTTCCTGCAAACCTCAGCAGGTGGAGGGGAGAAGTCAAAGGGCAAAGCCAGCACATTGCAAAG ACCCAACAGTAACAACAAAGACGCATGGCCATCATTACAGAGTTCCAGTAAAGCAGTAAATGGGCTCGCAATTGAGCATCGGAAATCGCCTCCTCTTTTGGACAACTGTTCCGATCAAGAGCACATGACGCCAGATGGACCTGACTCGGAGTTGGGGCAAGTAACCACCCTTTCCCCCTTCTCGTCGGCTTGTGACCCTGCCAG TCCAAGCGACAAACCTCCAGAATCCCTTAATATAGGGAACGGTGAGAATTTACAACAG ATCCCCAGCAGCGATTCCCCCTCGCCCCCACCTGGTCTGACAAAATCGGCCTTGGTGGTCCCCATCAGCGCATCAAACCACAGTGCGCGCTCTCCCTTCGAGGGCGCCGCCGCCGAGTCGCAGTCTCTGTTCTCGGACAACAGTAACTTCCGACACCCAAACCCCATTCCCAGTGGCCTGGCTCCTTTCCCAAGCTCCCCTCAGAGCAACTCAGACTGGCCGACCGCACCGGAACCACAGAGCCTCTTCACATCAG AAACTATACCGGTATCATCATCCACAGACTGGCAGGCAGCTTTTGGGTTTGGTTCCTCCAAGCAGCAAGAGGATGACCTTGGGTTTGACCCATTTGACATTACTCGCAAAGCTCTGGCGGACCTGATTGAGAAGGAGCTGTCAGTACAGGACCAGTCACCCCTCTCTCCAGGCTCTTTACACAATCCCCTTCACGTTCCCTCAGCCAAGGGGCCAGGGACTGGATTCATGCACAACGCAATGCCTTCCAACTTCCCCAACTCCGTGCTGCCTCAGCGGTTCCCCCAGTTCCAGCACAGAGCAGTATACAACTCATTCAGCTTCCCCGGCCAGCCAGCCCGGTACCCCTGGATGGGCGTCCCACGCAATAACCTCATGCACTTGAACCACACTGCAAACCCAACCTCAAATAGCAATTTCTTGGACTTGAGTTTACCGACACAGCACAGTACGGGCTTAGGAGGAATTCCTATTACAG AAAATAGCAGTTCTATAGAAAGTTTAAACGTGAAAGAGTGGCAGGACGGCCTGAGAGCTCTCTTACCGAACATCAACATCAACTTTGGGGGGCTGCCaaactcctcttcctcctcctcctcttcctcctcctccagtgTCAACCACACAGGGGCGCCATCGAGCTCGGGGGGTGTCTCGCACAATCTGAGTTGGGACGGGTCAGGCAGCTGGATGGACCCCGCCATAATCACAG GTATACCCGCCTCTTCAGGCAACAGTTTGGACTCTCTCCCGGATGACAATCCACCTCACTGGCTCAAATCTCTGCAGGCCCTCACAGAGATGGACGGTCCCAGCTCAACTCTCCCCTCACAGCCACCTCACAGTACTCCCTTCAGCGCACAGATCCCTCTTCACAGAGCAGGCTGGGCCCCCTACCCGCCTTCTGCCAACCCCACCAGCCAGTTTCATTCACCGCCTCCTGGCTTCCAGACCGCTTTCAGACCCCCAACTCAGACCCCCACAGACCTGATACAGAGCGCTGCTATGGACCGTCACTAG
- the LOC102694421 gene encoding CCR4-NOT transcription complex subunit 4 isoform X3, whose protein sequence is MSRSPEVKEDPMECPLCMEPLEIDDMNFFPCTCGYQICRFCWHRIRTDENGLCPACRKPYPEDPAVYKPLSQEELQRIKNEKKQKQNERKQKISENRKHLASVRVVQRNLVFVVGLSQRLADPEVLKRPEYFGKFGKIHKVVINNSTSYAGSQGPSASAYVTYIRSEDALRAIQCVNNVVVDGRTLKASLGTTKYCSYFLKSMQCPKPDCMYLHELGDEAASFTKEEMQAGKHQEYEQKLLQELYKMNPNFLQTSAGGGEKSKGKASTLQRPNSNNKDAWPSLQSSSKAVNGLAIEHRKSPPLLDNCSDQEHMTPDGPDSELGQVTTLSPFSSACDPASPSDKPPESLNIGNGENLQQIPSSDSPSPPPGLTKSALVVPISASNHSARSPFEGAAAESQSLFSDNSNFRHPNPIPSGLAPFPSSPQSNSDWPTAPEPQSLFTSETIPVSSSTDWQAAFGFGSSKQQEDDLGFDPFDITRKALADLIEKELSVQDQSPLSPGSLHNPLHVPSAKGPGTGFMHNAMPSNFPNSVLPQRFPQFQHRAVYNSFSFPGQPARYPWMGVPRNNLMHLNHTANPTSNSNFLDLSLPTQHSTGLGGIPITGIPASSGNSLDSLPDDNPPHWLKSLQALTEMDGPSSTLPSQPPHSTPFSAQIPLHRAGWAPYPPSANPTSQFHSPPPGFQTAFRPPTQTPTDLIQSAAMDRH, encoded by the exons ATGTCGCGTAGCCCCGAGGTGAAGGAGGACCCCATGGAGTGCCCCCTCTGCATGGAGCCCCTGGAGATCGACGACATGAACTTCTTCCCCTGCACCTGCGGGTACCAGATCTGTCGCTTCTGCTGGCACCGCATCCGCACAGACGAGAACGGGCTCTGCCCCGCCTGCAGAAAG CCTTACCCCGAAGACCCGGCCGTGTACAAACCCCTCTCACAGGAGGAGCTGCAGAGGATAAAGaacgagaagaaacagaagcaGAACGAGCGGAAACAGAAGATCTCGGAGAACCGCAAGCACCTGGCCAGCGTGCGCGTGGTGCAGAGGAACCTGGTGTTCGTGGTGGGACTTTCACAACGGCTAGCTGACCCAGAG gttttaaaaCGGCCAGAATATTTTGGGAAGTTTGGGAAAATACACAAAGTAGTCATCAACAACAGTACATCGTATGCAGGCTCACAG GGTCCCAGTGCCAGCGCGTATGTCACTTACATTCGATCTGAGGATGCGCTCAGAGCCATACAGTGTGTCAACAATGTAGTAGTAGATGGTAGAACACTCAAG GCTTCTTTAGGTACAACAAAATACTGCAGCTactttctaaaaagtatgcagtGTCCCAAACCAGATTGTATGTATCTTCATGAACTGGGAGATGAAGCTGCCAGTTTCACAAAAGAGGAGATGCAG GCGGGGAAGCACCAGGAATACGAACAGAAATTGCTACAAGAGCTGTACAAAATGAACCCTAACTTCCTGCAAACCTCAGCAGGTGGAGGGGAGAAGTCAAAGGGCAAAGCCAGCACATTGCAAAG ACCCAACAGTAACAACAAAGACGCATGGCCATCATTACAGAGTTCCAGTAAAGCAGTAAATGGGCTCGCAATTGAGCATCGGAAATCGCCTCCTCTTTTGGACAACTGTTCCGATCAAGAGCACATGACGCCAGATGGACCTGACTCGGAGTTGGGGCAAGTAACCACCCTTTCCCCCTTCTCGTCGGCTTGTGACCCTGCCAG TCCAAGCGACAAACCTCCAGAATCCCTTAATATAGGGAACGGTGAGAATTTACAACAG ATCCCCAGCAGCGATTCCCCCTCGCCCCCACCTGGTCTGACAAAATCGGCCTTGGTGGTCCCCATCAGCGCATCAAACCACAGTGCGCGCTCTCCCTTCGAGGGCGCCGCCGCCGAGTCGCAGTCTCTGTTCTCGGACAACAGTAACTTCCGACACCCAAACCCCATTCCCAGTGGCCTGGCTCCTTTCCCAAGCTCCCCTCAGAGCAACTCAGACTGGCCGACCGCACCGGAACCACAGAGCCTCTTCACATCAG AAACTATACCGGTATCATCATCCACAGACTGGCAGGCAGCTTTTGGGTTTGGTTCCTCCAAGCAGCAAGAGGATGACCTTGGGTTTGACCCATTTGACATTACTCGCAAAGCTCTGGCGGACCTGATTGAGAAGGAGCTGTCAGTACAGGACCAGTCACCCCTCTCTCCAGGCTCTTTACACAATCCCCTTCACGTTCCCTCAGCCAAGGGGCCAGGGACTGGATTCATGCACAACGCAATGCCTTCCAACTTCCCCAACTCCGTGCTGCCTCAGCGGTTCCCCCAGTTCCAGCACAGAGCAGTATACAACTCATTCAGCTTCCCCGGCCAGCCAGCCCGGTACCCCTGGATGGGCGTCCCACGCAATAACCTCATGCACTTGAACCACACTGCAAACCCAACCTCAAATAGCAATTTCTTGGACTTGAGTTTACCGACACAGCACAGTACGGGCTTAGGAGGAATTCCTATTACAG GTATACCCGCCTCTTCAGGCAACAGTTTGGACTCTCTCCCGGATGACAATCCACCTCACTGGCTCAAATCTCTGCAGGCCCTCACAGAGATGGACGGTCCCAGCTCAACTCTCCCCTCACAGCCACCTCACAGTACTCCCTTCAGCGCACAGATCCCTCTTCACAGAGCAGGCTGGGCCCCCTACCCGCCTTCTGCCAACCCCACCAGCCAGTTTCATTCACCGCCTCCTGGCTTCCAGACCGCTTTCAGACCCCCAACTCAGACCCCCACAGACCTGATACAGAGCGCTGCTATGGACCGTCACTAG
- the LOC102694421 gene encoding CCR4-NOT transcription complex subunit 4 isoform X2, with protein MSRSPEVKEDPMECPLCMEPLEIDDMNFFPCTCGYQICRFCWHRIRTDENGLCPACRKPYPEDPAVYKPLSQEELQRIKNEKKQKQNERKQKISENRKHLASVRVVQRNLVFVVGLSQRLADPEVLKRPEYFGKFGKIHKVVINNSTSYAGSQGPSASAYVTYIRSEDALRAIQCVNNVVVDGRTLKASLGTTKYCSYFLKSMQCPKPDCMYLHELGDEAASFTKEEMQAGKHQEYEQKLLQELYKMNPNFLQTSAGGGEKSKGKASTLQRPNSNNKDAWPSLQSSSKAVNGLAIEHRKSPPLLDNCSDQEHMTPDGPDSELGPSDKPPESLNIGNGENLQQIPSSDSPSPPPGLTKSALVVPISASNHSARSPFEGAAAESQSLFSDNSNFRHPNPIPSGLAPFPSSPQSNSDWPTAPEPQSLFTSETIPVSSSTDWQAAFGFGSSKQQEDDLGFDPFDITRKALADLIEKELSVQDQSPLSPGSLHNPLHVPSAKGPGTGFMHNAMPSNFPNSVLPQRFPQFQHRAVYNSFSFPGQPARYPWMGVPRNNLMHLNHTANPTSNSNFLDLSLPTQHSTGLGGIPITENSSSIESLNVKEWQDGLRALLPNININFGGLPNSSSSSSSSSSSSVNHTGAPSSSGGVSHNLSWDGSGSWMDPAIITGIPASSGNSLDSLPDDNPPHWLKSLQALTEMDGPSSTLPSQPPHSTPFSAQIPLHRAGWAPYPPSANPTSQFHSPPPGFQTAFRPPTQTPTDLIQSAAMDRH; from the exons ATGTCGCGTAGCCCCGAGGTGAAGGAGGACCCCATGGAGTGCCCCCTCTGCATGGAGCCCCTGGAGATCGACGACATGAACTTCTTCCCCTGCACCTGCGGGTACCAGATCTGTCGCTTCTGCTGGCACCGCATCCGCACAGACGAGAACGGGCTCTGCCCCGCCTGCAGAAAG CCTTACCCCGAAGACCCGGCCGTGTACAAACCCCTCTCACAGGAGGAGCTGCAGAGGATAAAGaacgagaagaaacagaagcaGAACGAGCGGAAACAGAAGATCTCGGAGAACCGCAAGCACCTGGCCAGCGTGCGCGTGGTGCAGAGGAACCTGGTGTTCGTGGTGGGACTTTCACAACGGCTAGCTGACCCAGAG gttttaaaaCGGCCAGAATATTTTGGGAAGTTTGGGAAAATACACAAAGTAGTCATCAACAACAGTACATCGTATGCAGGCTCACAG GGTCCCAGTGCCAGCGCGTATGTCACTTACATTCGATCTGAGGATGCGCTCAGAGCCATACAGTGTGTCAACAATGTAGTAGTAGATGGTAGAACACTCAAG GCTTCTTTAGGTACAACAAAATACTGCAGCTactttctaaaaagtatgcagtGTCCCAAACCAGATTGTATGTATCTTCATGAACTGGGAGATGAAGCTGCCAGTTTCACAAAAGAGGAGATGCAG GCGGGGAAGCACCAGGAATACGAACAGAAATTGCTACAAGAGCTGTACAAAATGAACCCTAACTTCCTGCAAACCTCAGCAGGTGGAGGGGAGAAGTCAAAGGGCAAAGCCAGCACATTGCAAAG ACCCAACAGTAACAACAAAGACGCATGGCCATCATTACAGAGTTCCAGTAAAGCAGTAAATGGGCTCGCAATTGAGCATCGGAAATCGCCTCCTCTTTTGGACAACTGTTCCGATCAAGAGCACATGACGCCAGATGGACCTGACTCGGAGTTGGG TCCAAGCGACAAACCTCCAGAATCCCTTAATATAGGGAACGGTGAGAATTTACAACAG ATCCCCAGCAGCGATTCCCCCTCGCCCCCACCTGGTCTGACAAAATCGGCCTTGGTGGTCCCCATCAGCGCATCAAACCACAGTGCGCGCTCTCCCTTCGAGGGCGCCGCCGCCGAGTCGCAGTCTCTGTTCTCGGACAACAGTAACTTCCGACACCCAAACCCCATTCCCAGTGGCCTGGCTCCTTTCCCAAGCTCCCCTCAGAGCAACTCAGACTGGCCGACCGCACCGGAACCACAGAGCCTCTTCACATCAG AAACTATACCGGTATCATCATCCACAGACTGGCAGGCAGCTTTTGGGTTTGGTTCCTCCAAGCAGCAAGAGGATGACCTTGGGTTTGACCCATTTGACATTACTCGCAAAGCTCTGGCGGACCTGATTGAGAAGGAGCTGTCAGTACAGGACCAGTCACCCCTCTCTCCAGGCTCTTTACACAATCCCCTTCACGTTCCCTCAGCCAAGGGGCCAGGGACTGGATTCATGCACAACGCAATGCCTTCCAACTTCCCCAACTCCGTGCTGCCTCAGCGGTTCCCCCAGTTCCAGCACAGAGCAGTATACAACTCATTCAGCTTCCCCGGCCAGCCAGCCCGGTACCCCTGGATGGGCGTCCCACGCAATAACCTCATGCACTTGAACCACACTGCAAACCCAACCTCAAATAGCAATTTCTTGGACTTGAGTTTACCGACACAGCACAGTACGGGCTTAGGAGGAATTCCTATTACAG AAAATAGCAGTTCTATAGAAAGTTTAAACGTGAAAGAGTGGCAGGACGGCCTGAGAGCTCTCTTACCGAACATCAACATCAACTTTGGGGGGCTGCCaaactcctcttcctcctcctcctcttcctcctcctccagtgTCAACCACACAGGGGCGCCATCGAGCTCGGGGGGTGTCTCGCACAATCTGAGTTGGGACGGGTCAGGCAGCTGGATGGACCCCGCCATAATCACAG GTATACCCGCCTCTTCAGGCAACAGTTTGGACTCTCTCCCGGATGACAATCCACCTCACTGGCTCAAATCTCTGCAGGCCCTCACAGAGATGGACGGTCCCAGCTCAACTCTCCCCTCACAGCCACCTCACAGTACTCCCTTCAGCGCACAGATCCCTCTTCACAGAGCAGGCTGGGCCCCCTACCCGCCTTCTGCCAACCCCACCAGCCAGTTTCATTCACCGCCTCCTGGCTTCCAGACCGCTTTCAGACCCCCAACTCAGACCCCCACAGACCTGATACAGAGCGCTGCTATGGACCGTCACTAG